In the Brassica napus cultivar Da-Ae chromosome A7, Da-Ae, whole genome shotgun sequence genome, one interval contains:
- the LOC111199407 gene encoding uncharacterized protein LOC111199407 has protein sequence MEARVLGGDFRVLGEEVQDATMEDIGGKERPPGDPPDVPGSWVRKVVGCSKGGMPVPEEVVAEEFVESRLTLEFPNGEDGEPEITIGEEVLTAMNSLWKRCMIVRVLGRNVPILSLTRKLKELWKPKGSMYVMDLPRQFFMVRFEKEEEYMTALADGPWRAFGSYLMVQAWTPEFDPLKDEIDTTPVWVRLSHIPVNFYHKTILMGIAKGLGRPIKVDLTTLKFERARFARICVEVNLNKPLKGSVLINGERYFVSYEGISAICSKCGMYGHLIYTCPRNSTERAMVAVPTPVVTTHVNTVPVVMETEFTQVRHTRKKTDPHRQPGGTTQRNDGRDMMGKKMKEVRNGGSVEKINVSNRFGSLIGSGELEEIRDDVGREGENKENENNVNLNVGGSSRVLEKVMAFAATGVKGNQSKAQPGLKEKKANNLRSLNLQRPKPKPAGPTRGLVYGPARGEMNLSLSGKRLRVEKENIGGRGGVFAGDGGGDGSEKKLEHGSDQRNIPEQLVSTENLITDGSELGEGESSEGVEA, from the coding sequence ATGGAGGCTAGGGTTTTAGGAGgcgattttagggttttggggGAGGAAGTGCAAGATGCTACTATGGAAGATATCGGGGGGAAGGAGAGACCGCCGGGAGATCCGCCGGATGTCCCAGGCTCGTGGGTAAGAAAAGTCGTAGGGTGTAGTAAGGGAGGAATGCCTGTTCCGGAGGAAGTTGTGGCTGAAGAGTTTGTGGAATCGAGATTGACGTTGGAGTTTCCGAATGGGGAGGACGGAGAGCCGGAGATCACGATAGGAGAGGAGGTTCTGACGGCCATGAATAGTTTGTGGAAGAGATGCATGATCGTTAGGGTTTTGGGAAGGAATGTTCCTATTCTCAGTTTAACCCGAAAGTTGAAGGAGTTGTGGAAACCTAAAGGATCGATGTATGTTATGGATCTACCTAGGCAGTTCTTTATGGTGCGTTTTGAGAAGGAGGAGGAGTATATGACTGCGCTAGCTGATGGTCCGTGGAGGGCGTTTGGGAGCTATCTTATGGTGCAAGCTTGGACTCCGGAGTTTGATCCGCTGAAGGATGAGATAGATACGACGCCCGTTTGGGTTCGTCTCTCCCATATCCCGGTGAATTTTTATCATAAGACGATACTGATGGGAATTGCTAAGGGGCTAGGAAGACCGATTAAAGTCGACTTGACAACTCTGAAGTTTGAAAGAGCTAGGTTCGCGAGAATTTGTGTGGAGGTGAATCTAAACAAGCCTTTGAAAGGGTCAGTGCTGATTAATGGAGAGAGATATTTTGTATCTTATGAAGGAATATCTGCTATATGTTCGAAGTGTGGTATGTATGGGCATCTCATATACACATGTCCACGGAATAGTACGGAGCGAGCTATGGTTGCTGTGCCTACTCCAGTGGTCACGACACATGTGAACACTGTACCAGTGGTAATGGAAACAGAGTTTACGCAAGTAAGACATACGAGGAAAAAGACTGACCCACATAGACAGCCAGGAGGGACTACGCAGAGGAATGATGGGAGAGACAtgatggggaagaagatgaaggaagTACGTAATGGTGGTTCCGTTGAGAAGATTAATGTGTCGAATCGGTTTGGGAGCTTAATAGGAAGTGGGGAGTTGGAGGAGATTCGAGATGATGTTGGGAGAGAGGgagaaaataaagagaatgagaACAACGTTAATCTAAACGTCGGAGGTTCAAGTAGAGTGCTTGAGAAGGTAATGGCGTTTGCTGCAACTGGGGTCAAAGGGAACCAGTCGAAAGCCCAACCAGGCcttaaggagaagaaggcaAATAATTTGAGAAGTCTAAATCTTCAAAGGCCGAAACCCAAACCTGCAGGGCCCACGCGAGGCCTTGTTTATGGGCCAGCTAGAGGGGAGATGAACTTATCGTTAAGTGGAAAGAGATTGAGAGTTGAAAAAGAGAACATCGGAGGACGAGGAGGTGTTTTCGCCGGAGATGGAGGAGGAGATGGGAGCGAGAAGAAACTAGAGCACGGTAGTGATCAGAGAAACATACCGGAGCAGTTGGTTTCGACGGAAAATCTGATTACAGATGGATCAGAGCTTGGTGAGGGGGAAAGCTCGGAGGGTGTGGAGGCATAA
- the LOC106354227 gene encoding exportin-T-like isoform X2: MDDLENAILICFESGPVEASLKPQAAAYCQQAKEAPDICRICIQKLWFCSLVQVQFWCLQTLQDVLRVSYGSMTLDERSFVRSSVFSMACLEGVDSNENVVRVVEGPVFVKNKLAQVLVTLIYFEYPLVWSSVFVDFMGHLSKGGVVIDMFCRVLNGLDDELISLDYPRSPEEIAVAARVKDAMRQQCVPQIARAWYDIVSAYRNSDPELSATVLDCMRRFVSWIDINLVANDAFVPLLFELILSEGLADQVRGAAAGCVLAMVAKRMEPHSKLPLLKTLQISRVFGLVSEDADSELVSKVSALVTGYAVEVLECHKRLNSEETKAVSMDLLNEVLPSVFYVMRNCEVDSTFSIVQFLMGYVSTLKGLPALKEKQLLHITQILEVIRIQICYDPMYRNNLDALDKIGLEEEDRMSEFRKDLFVLLRTVGRVAPEVTQHFIRNALANAVESSSERNVEEVEAALSLLYSLGESMTEEAMKSGSGCLSVLIPMLLTTKFPGHSHRLVALVYLENITRYMKFIQENSQYIPNVLGAFLDERGLHHQNVHVSRRAYYLFMRVVKLLKSKLVPYIDKILQNLQDTLSQLTTMNFASRQLSGTEDGSHIFEAIGLIIGLEDVPAEKQSDYLSLLLTPLCQQIEKGLMEAKVASGEEFPVKIANIQFAIVAINALSKGFSERLVTVSRPRIGLMFKQTLDMLLRILVEFPKVEPLRSKVISLIHRMVETLGPSVLPYLPKALEQLLADSEPKEMVGFLVLLNQLICKFSGSLRGILEEVFPVVADRIFKVIPIDGLTPCTGTVTDEEMRELIELQRTLFTFLHVMATHDLSSVFLVKSMTYIEPMTLLLLNASCTHKDITVRKACVQIFIRLIEDWCPKPYTVEKVPGFQDFMSNSFATNCCLLSVLDTSFDFNDANTQGLLSEIITVQRVMYERFGNAFLMHLMSGAFPSANCPQEMAEQYCQKLQGNDIGGLKSYYQSLIKNLRLQQNGNHVFR; this comes from the exons ATGGACGACCTCGAAAACGCGATACTAATCTGCTTCGAATCTGGTCCCGTCGAAGCCTCGTTAAAGCCCCAAGCCGCTGCTTACTGTCAGCAAGCCAAAGAGGCCCCGGACATATGCAGGATTTGCATTCAGAAGCTCTGGTTCTGCAGCCTCGTCCAGGTCCAGTTCTGGTGCTTGCAGACTCTTCAGGACGTTTTGAGGGTTAGCTACGGATCCATGACGTTGGATGAGAGGAGCTTTGTCAGGAGCTCGGTGTTCTCTATGGCGTGTTTGGAAGGTGTTGATAGTAATGAGAACGTTGTGAGGGTTGTGGAAGGGCCTGTGTTTGTTAAGAACAAGCTCGCTCAGGTTTTGGTTACTTTGATCTACTTTGAGTATCCTTTGGTCTGGTCCTCTGTGTTTGTTGATTTCATGGGGCATTTGAGTAAAGGGGGTGTTGTGATTGATATGTTTTGTCGGGTGTTGAATGGGTTGGATGATGAGTTGATTAGCTTGGATTATCCTCGGTCGCCGGAGGAGATAGCGGTGGCTGCGAGGGTGAAGGATGCGATGAGGCAGCAGTGTGTGCCTCAGATTGCTAGAGCTTGGTATGACATTGTCTCTGCCTACAGGAACTCGGATCCTGAGCTCTCTGCTACTGTGTTGGATTGTATGAGGAGATTTGTGTCTTGGATTGATATTAATTTGGTTGCTAATGACGCGTTTGTTCCGCTTCTGTTTGAGTTGATTTTGTCTGAGGGGTTGGCTGATCAAGTCCGTGGGGCAGCAGCTGGGTGTGTCTTGGCCATGGTTGCTAAGCGGATGGAGCCGCACTCGAAGCTGCCTCTGTTGAAGACTCTTCAGATAAGTCGTGTTTTTGGTTTAGTGTCTGAAGACGCTGACTCTGAGCTTGTGTCGAAGGTATCCGCTTTGGTTACTGGCTATGCGGTTGAGGTTCTTGAATGCCATAAGCGGTTGAACTCAGAGGAGACCAAGGCGGTCTCCATGGATCTGCTCAACGAAGTTCTGCCATCGGTTTTCTACGTCATGCGGAACTGTGAGGTGGATTCTACTTTCAGCATCGTCCAGTTTCTCATGGGTTACGTCTCAACTCTCAAAGGCCTCCCTGCACTGAAGGAGAAGCAGCTCCTCCACATTACTCAGATTCTCGAAGTGATCAGAATCCAGATTTGCTACGATCCCATGTACCGCAATAACCTCGATGCGCTGGACAAGATTGGGTTGGAAGAGGAAGATAGAATGTCCGAGTTCAGAAAAGATCTCTTTGTCTTGTTACGTACAGTGGGACGTGTTGCTCCTGAAGTTACACAGCATTTCATCCGCAACGCTTTGGCAAATGCTGTTGAATCCTCCTCTGAGAGAAACGTCGAAGAAGTAGAAGCTGCGCTCTCGCTTTTGTACTCGCTTGGAGAGTCTATGACGGAGGAGGCCATGAAATCAGGATCCGGATGTTTGAGTGTATTGATTCCGATGCTCTTGACCACAAAGTTCCCTGGTCATTCGCATAGACTAGTTGCGCTTGTCTACTTGGAAAACATAACTAGGTACATGAAGTTCATCCAAGAAAATTCACAGTACATTCCCAATGTTCTTGGTGCTTTCCTTGACGAAAGGGGTTTGCATCACCAGAACGTCCATGTGAGCCGTAGAGCTTACTACTTGTTCATGAGAGTAGTGAAATTGTTGAAATCAAAGCTTGTTCCATACATTGACAAGATCCTGCAG AACCTTCAAGATACATTGTCCCAGTTGACGACCATGAACTTTGCCTCAAGACAACTATCAGGAACTGAAGATGGCAGTCACATTTTCGAGGCCATTGGCTTAATCATAGGGTTAGAGGATGTCCCAGCTGAAAAGCAGTCAGATTATCTGTCTTTACTGCTTACTCCTCTCTGTCAACAG ATTGAGAAAGGACTCATGGAGGCAAAGGTTGCAAGTGGTGAAGAGTTCCCTGTAAAAATTGCTAATATCCAGTTTGCCATTGTGGCAATTAATGCTCTCAGCAAG GGCTTTAGTGAACGTCTTGTTACTGTGAGCCGTCCTCGAATTGGTCTCATGTTTAAGCAG ACGCTTGATATGCTTCTAAGGATTTTGGTTGAGTTTCCAAAGGTTGAGCCTTTGCGGAGTAAG GTCATATCACTCATACACCGTATGGTTGAAACCCTTGGACCCTCTGTGTTGCCGTATCTCCCCAAGGCTTTAGAACAGCTACTTGCTGACAGTGAG CCGAAGGAAATGGTTGGTTTCCTGGTACTACTCAACCAGCTCATCTGCAAGTTCAGCGGCTCGCTCCGCGGTATACTGGAAGAAGTCTTTCCTGTGGTTGCCGACAGGATTTTCAAAGTAATTCCAATAGATGGATTAACCCCATGCACTGGAACTGTCACTGATGAG GAAATGAGGGAACTGATCGAGCTTCAGAGGACGCTCTTCACATTTCTTCATGTGATGGCCACACATGATCTCTCTTCTGTATTCCTTGTTAAAAGTATGACGTATATAGAACCGATGACGCTGCTGCTTTTGAACGCTTCTTGTACTCACAAGGATATAACCGTACGAAAG GCATGCGTGCAGATATTCATTAGACTTATTGAAGATTGGTGTCCCAAGCCATACACCGTGGAGAAG GTCCCAGGTTTTCAGGATTTCATGAGCAACAGTTTTGCAACCAACTGCTGCTTGTTAAGCGTACTCGATACATCATTTGATTTCAATGACGCGAATACT CAGGGCTTGTTAAGTGAAATCATCACGGTTCAGAGAGTGATGTATGAAAGATTTGGTAATGCGTTTCTCATGCATCTTATGTCTGGAGCTTTTCCATCAGCAAATTGTCCACAAGAAATGGCGGAACAGTATTGCCAAAAGTTGCAG GGTAATGATATTGGGGGGCTCAAGTCATACTACCAGTCCCTTATTAAAAATCTCAGGCTTCAACAAAACGGGAATCATGTTTTCAGATAG
- the LOC106354227 gene encoding exportin-T-like isoform X3, with protein MDDLENAILICFESGPVEASLKPQAAAYCQQAKEAPDICRICIQKLWFCSLVQVQFWCLQTLQDVLRVSYGSMTLDERSFVRSSVFSMACLEGVDSNENVVRVVEGPVFVKNKLAQVLVTLIYFEYPLVWSSVFVDFMGHLSKGGVVIDMFCRVLNGLDDELISLDYPRSPEEIAVAARVKDAMRQQCVPQIARAWYDIVSAYRNSDPELSATVLDCMRRFVSWIDINLVANDAFVPLLFELILSEGLADQVRGAAAGCVLAMVAKRMEPHSKLPLLKTLQISRVFGLVSEDADSELVSKVSALVTGYAVEVLECHKRLNSEETKAVSMDLLNEVLPSVFYVMRNCEVDSTFSIVQFLMGYVSTLKGLPALKEKQLLHITQILEVIRIQICYDPMYRNNLDALDKIGLEEEDRMSEFRKDLFVLLRTVGRVAPEVTQHFIRNALANAVESSSERNVEEVEAALSLLYSLGESMTEEAMKSGSGCLSVLIPMLLTTKFPGHSHRLVALVYLENITRYMKFIQENSQYIPNVLGAFLDERGLHHQNVHVSRRAYYLFMRVVKLLKSKLVPYIDKILQNLQDTLSQLTTMNFASRQLSGTEDGSHIFEAIGLIIGLEDVPAEKQSDYLSLLLTPLCQQIEKGLMEAKVASGEEFPVKIANIQFAIVAINALSKGFSERLVTVSRPRIGLMFKQTLDMLLRILVEFPKVEPLRSKVISLIHRMVETLGPSVLPYLPKALEQLLADSEQPKEMVGFLVLLNQLICKFSGSLRGILEEVFPVVADRIFKVIPIDGLTPCTGTVTDEEMRELIELQRTLFTFLHVMATHDLSSVFLVKSMTYIEPMTLLLLNASCTHKDITVRKACVQIFIRLIEDWCPKPYTVEKVPGFQDFMSNSFATNCCLLSVLDTSFDFNDANTGLLSEIITVQRVMYERFGNAFLMHLMSGAFPSANCPQEMAEQYCQKLQGNDIGGLKSYYQSLIKNLRLQQNGNHVFR; from the exons ATGGACGACCTCGAAAACGCGATACTAATCTGCTTCGAATCTGGTCCCGTCGAAGCCTCGTTAAAGCCCCAAGCCGCTGCTTACTGTCAGCAAGCCAAAGAGGCCCCGGACATATGCAGGATTTGCATTCAGAAGCTCTGGTTCTGCAGCCTCGTCCAGGTCCAGTTCTGGTGCTTGCAGACTCTTCAGGACGTTTTGAGGGTTAGCTACGGATCCATGACGTTGGATGAGAGGAGCTTTGTCAGGAGCTCGGTGTTCTCTATGGCGTGTTTGGAAGGTGTTGATAGTAATGAGAACGTTGTGAGGGTTGTGGAAGGGCCTGTGTTTGTTAAGAACAAGCTCGCTCAGGTTTTGGTTACTTTGATCTACTTTGAGTATCCTTTGGTCTGGTCCTCTGTGTTTGTTGATTTCATGGGGCATTTGAGTAAAGGGGGTGTTGTGATTGATATGTTTTGTCGGGTGTTGAATGGGTTGGATGATGAGTTGATTAGCTTGGATTATCCTCGGTCGCCGGAGGAGATAGCGGTGGCTGCGAGGGTGAAGGATGCGATGAGGCAGCAGTGTGTGCCTCAGATTGCTAGAGCTTGGTATGACATTGTCTCTGCCTACAGGAACTCGGATCCTGAGCTCTCTGCTACTGTGTTGGATTGTATGAGGAGATTTGTGTCTTGGATTGATATTAATTTGGTTGCTAATGACGCGTTTGTTCCGCTTCTGTTTGAGTTGATTTTGTCTGAGGGGTTGGCTGATCAAGTCCGTGGGGCAGCAGCTGGGTGTGTCTTGGCCATGGTTGCTAAGCGGATGGAGCCGCACTCGAAGCTGCCTCTGTTGAAGACTCTTCAGATAAGTCGTGTTTTTGGTTTAGTGTCTGAAGACGCTGACTCTGAGCTTGTGTCGAAGGTATCCGCTTTGGTTACTGGCTATGCGGTTGAGGTTCTTGAATGCCATAAGCGGTTGAACTCAGAGGAGACCAAGGCGGTCTCCATGGATCTGCTCAACGAAGTTCTGCCATCGGTTTTCTACGTCATGCGGAACTGTGAGGTGGATTCTACTTTCAGCATCGTCCAGTTTCTCATGGGTTACGTCTCAACTCTCAAAGGCCTCCCTGCACTGAAGGAGAAGCAGCTCCTCCACATTACTCAGATTCTCGAAGTGATCAGAATCCAGATTTGCTACGATCCCATGTACCGCAATAACCTCGATGCGCTGGACAAGATTGGGTTGGAAGAGGAAGATAGAATGTCCGAGTTCAGAAAAGATCTCTTTGTCTTGTTACGTACAGTGGGACGTGTTGCTCCTGAAGTTACACAGCATTTCATCCGCAACGCTTTGGCAAATGCTGTTGAATCCTCCTCTGAGAGAAACGTCGAAGAAGTAGAAGCTGCGCTCTCGCTTTTGTACTCGCTTGGAGAGTCTATGACGGAGGAGGCCATGAAATCAGGATCCGGATGTTTGAGTGTATTGATTCCGATGCTCTTGACCACAAAGTTCCCTGGTCATTCGCATAGACTAGTTGCGCTTGTCTACTTGGAAAACATAACTAGGTACATGAAGTTCATCCAAGAAAATTCACAGTACATTCCCAATGTTCTTGGTGCTTTCCTTGACGAAAGGGGTTTGCATCACCAGAACGTCCATGTGAGCCGTAGAGCTTACTACTTGTTCATGAGAGTAGTGAAATTGTTGAAATCAAAGCTTGTTCCATACATTGACAAGATCCTGCAG AACCTTCAAGATACATTGTCCCAGTTGACGACCATGAACTTTGCCTCAAGACAACTATCAGGAACTGAAGATGGCAGTCACATTTTCGAGGCCATTGGCTTAATCATAGGGTTAGAGGATGTCCCAGCTGAAAAGCAGTCAGATTATCTGTCTTTACTGCTTACTCCTCTCTGTCAACAG ATTGAGAAAGGACTCATGGAGGCAAAGGTTGCAAGTGGTGAAGAGTTCCCTGTAAAAATTGCTAATATCCAGTTTGCCATTGTGGCAATTAATGCTCTCAGCAAG GGCTTTAGTGAACGTCTTGTTACTGTGAGCCGTCCTCGAATTGGTCTCATGTTTAAGCAG ACGCTTGATATGCTTCTAAGGATTTTGGTTGAGTTTCCAAAGGTTGAGCCTTTGCGGAGTAAG GTCATATCACTCATACACCGTATGGTTGAAACCCTTGGACCCTCTGTGTTGCCGTATCTCCCCAAGGCTTTAGAACAGCTACTTGCTGACAGTGAG CAGCCGAAGGAAATGGTTGGTTTCCTGGTACTACTCAACCAGCTCATCTGCAAGTTCAGCGGCTCGCTCCGCGGTATACTGGAAGAAGTCTTTCCTGTGGTTGCCGACAGGATTTTCAAAGTAATTCCAATAGATGGATTAACCCCATGCACTGGAACTGTCACTGATGAG GAAATGAGGGAACTGATCGAGCTTCAGAGGACGCTCTTCACATTTCTTCATGTGATGGCCACACATGATCTCTCTTCTGTATTCCTTGTTAAAAGTATGACGTATATAGAACCGATGACGCTGCTGCTTTTGAACGCTTCTTGTACTCACAAGGATATAACCGTACGAAAG GCATGCGTGCAGATATTCATTAGACTTATTGAAGATTGGTGTCCCAAGCCATACACCGTGGAGAAG GTCCCAGGTTTTCAGGATTTCATGAGCAACAGTTTTGCAACCAACTGCTGCTTGTTAAGCGTACTCGATACATCATTTGATTTCAATGACGCGAATACT GGCTTGTTAAGTGAAATCATCACGGTTCAGAGAGTGATGTATGAAAGATTTGGTAATGCGTTTCTCATGCATCTTATGTCTGGAGCTTTTCCATCAGCAAATTGTCCACAAGAAATGGCGGAACAGTATTGCCAAAAGTTGCAG GGTAATGATATTGGGGGGCTCAAGTCATACTACCAGTCCCTTATTAAAAATCTCAGGCTTCAACAAAACGGGAATCATGTTTTCAGATAG
- the LOC106354227 gene encoding exportin-T-like isoform X1, with product MDDLENAILICFESGPVEASLKPQAAAYCQQAKEAPDICRICIQKLWFCSLVQVQFWCLQTLQDVLRVSYGSMTLDERSFVRSSVFSMACLEGVDSNENVVRVVEGPVFVKNKLAQVLVTLIYFEYPLVWSSVFVDFMGHLSKGGVVIDMFCRVLNGLDDELISLDYPRSPEEIAVAARVKDAMRQQCVPQIARAWYDIVSAYRNSDPELSATVLDCMRRFVSWIDINLVANDAFVPLLFELILSEGLADQVRGAAAGCVLAMVAKRMEPHSKLPLLKTLQISRVFGLVSEDADSELVSKVSALVTGYAVEVLECHKRLNSEETKAVSMDLLNEVLPSVFYVMRNCEVDSTFSIVQFLMGYVSTLKGLPALKEKQLLHITQILEVIRIQICYDPMYRNNLDALDKIGLEEEDRMSEFRKDLFVLLRTVGRVAPEVTQHFIRNALANAVESSSERNVEEVEAALSLLYSLGESMTEEAMKSGSGCLSVLIPMLLTTKFPGHSHRLVALVYLENITRYMKFIQENSQYIPNVLGAFLDERGLHHQNVHVSRRAYYLFMRVVKLLKSKLVPYIDKILQNLQDTLSQLTTMNFASRQLSGTEDGSHIFEAIGLIIGLEDVPAEKQSDYLSLLLTPLCQQIEKGLMEAKVASGEEFPVKIANIQFAIVAINALSKGFSERLVTVSRPRIGLMFKQTLDMLLRILVEFPKVEPLRSKVISLIHRMVETLGPSVLPYLPKALEQLLADSEQPKEMVGFLVLLNQLICKFSGSLRGILEEVFPVVADRIFKVIPIDGLTPCTGTVTDEEMRELIELQRTLFTFLHVMATHDLSSVFLVKSMTYIEPMTLLLLNASCTHKDITVRKACVQIFIRLIEDWCPKPYTVEKVPGFQDFMSNSFATNCCLLSVLDTSFDFNDANTQGLLSEIITVQRVMYERFGNAFLMHLMSGAFPSANCPQEMAEQYCQKLQGNDIGGLKSYYQSLIKNLRLQQNGNHVFR from the exons ATGGACGACCTCGAAAACGCGATACTAATCTGCTTCGAATCTGGTCCCGTCGAAGCCTCGTTAAAGCCCCAAGCCGCTGCTTACTGTCAGCAAGCCAAAGAGGCCCCGGACATATGCAGGATTTGCATTCAGAAGCTCTGGTTCTGCAGCCTCGTCCAGGTCCAGTTCTGGTGCTTGCAGACTCTTCAGGACGTTTTGAGGGTTAGCTACGGATCCATGACGTTGGATGAGAGGAGCTTTGTCAGGAGCTCGGTGTTCTCTATGGCGTGTTTGGAAGGTGTTGATAGTAATGAGAACGTTGTGAGGGTTGTGGAAGGGCCTGTGTTTGTTAAGAACAAGCTCGCTCAGGTTTTGGTTACTTTGATCTACTTTGAGTATCCTTTGGTCTGGTCCTCTGTGTTTGTTGATTTCATGGGGCATTTGAGTAAAGGGGGTGTTGTGATTGATATGTTTTGTCGGGTGTTGAATGGGTTGGATGATGAGTTGATTAGCTTGGATTATCCTCGGTCGCCGGAGGAGATAGCGGTGGCTGCGAGGGTGAAGGATGCGATGAGGCAGCAGTGTGTGCCTCAGATTGCTAGAGCTTGGTATGACATTGTCTCTGCCTACAGGAACTCGGATCCTGAGCTCTCTGCTACTGTGTTGGATTGTATGAGGAGATTTGTGTCTTGGATTGATATTAATTTGGTTGCTAATGACGCGTTTGTTCCGCTTCTGTTTGAGTTGATTTTGTCTGAGGGGTTGGCTGATCAAGTCCGTGGGGCAGCAGCTGGGTGTGTCTTGGCCATGGTTGCTAAGCGGATGGAGCCGCACTCGAAGCTGCCTCTGTTGAAGACTCTTCAGATAAGTCGTGTTTTTGGTTTAGTGTCTGAAGACGCTGACTCTGAGCTTGTGTCGAAGGTATCCGCTTTGGTTACTGGCTATGCGGTTGAGGTTCTTGAATGCCATAAGCGGTTGAACTCAGAGGAGACCAAGGCGGTCTCCATGGATCTGCTCAACGAAGTTCTGCCATCGGTTTTCTACGTCATGCGGAACTGTGAGGTGGATTCTACTTTCAGCATCGTCCAGTTTCTCATGGGTTACGTCTCAACTCTCAAAGGCCTCCCTGCACTGAAGGAGAAGCAGCTCCTCCACATTACTCAGATTCTCGAAGTGATCAGAATCCAGATTTGCTACGATCCCATGTACCGCAATAACCTCGATGCGCTGGACAAGATTGGGTTGGAAGAGGAAGATAGAATGTCCGAGTTCAGAAAAGATCTCTTTGTCTTGTTACGTACAGTGGGACGTGTTGCTCCTGAAGTTACACAGCATTTCATCCGCAACGCTTTGGCAAATGCTGTTGAATCCTCCTCTGAGAGAAACGTCGAAGAAGTAGAAGCTGCGCTCTCGCTTTTGTACTCGCTTGGAGAGTCTATGACGGAGGAGGCCATGAAATCAGGATCCGGATGTTTGAGTGTATTGATTCCGATGCTCTTGACCACAAAGTTCCCTGGTCATTCGCATAGACTAGTTGCGCTTGTCTACTTGGAAAACATAACTAGGTACATGAAGTTCATCCAAGAAAATTCACAGTACATTCCCAATGTTCTTGGTGCTTTCCTTGACGAAAGGGGTTTGCATCACCAGAACGTCCATGTGAGCCGTAGAGCTTACTACTTGTTCATGAGAGTAGTGAAATTGTTGAAATCAAAGCTTGTTCCATACATTGACAAGATCCTGCAG AACCTTCAAGATACATTGTCCCAGTTGACGACCATGAACTTTGCCTCAAGACAACTATCAGGAACTGAAGATGGCAGTCACATTTTCGAGGCCATTGGCTTAATCATAGGGTTAGAGGATGTCCCAGCTGAAAAGCAGTCAGATTATCTGTCTTTACTGCTTACTCCTCTCTGTCAACAG ATTGAGAAAGGACTCATGGAGGCAAAGGTTGCAAGTGGTGAAGAGTTCCCTGTAAAAATTGCTAATATCCAGTTTGCCATTGTGGCAATTAATGCTCTCAGCAAG GGCTTTAGTGAACGTCTTGTTACTGTGAGCCGTCCTCGAATTGGTCTCATGTTTAAGCAG ACGCTTGATATGCTTCTAAGGATTTTGGTTGAGTTTCCAAAGGTTGAGCCTTTGCGGAGTAAG GTCATATCACTCATACACCGTATGGTTGAAACCCTTGGACCCTCTGTGTTGCCGTATCTCCCCAAGGCTTTAGAACAGCTACTTGCTGACAGTGAG CAGCCGAAGGAAATGGTTGGTTTCCTGGTACTACTCAACCAGCTCATCTGCAAGTTCAGCGGCTCGCTCCGCGGTATACTGGAAGAAGTCTTTCCTGTGGTTGCCGACAGGATTTTCAAAGTAATTCCAATAGATGGATTAACCCCATGCACTGGAACTGTCACTGATGAG GAAATGAGGGAACTGATCGAGCTTCAGAGGACGCTCTTCACATTTCTTCATGTGATGGCCACACATGATCTCTCTTCTGTATTCCTTGTTAAAAGTATGACGTATATAGAACCGATGACGCTGCTGCTTTTGAACGCTTCTTGTACTCACAAGGATATAACCGTACGAAAG GCATGCGTGCAGATATTCATTAGACTTATTGAAGATTGGTGTCCCAAGCCATACACCGTGGAGAAG GTCCCAGGTTTTCAGGATTTCATGAGCAACAGTTTTGCAACCAACTGCTGCTTGTTAAGCGTACTCGATACATCATTTGATTTCAATGACGCGAATACT CAGGGCTTGTTAAGTGAAATCATCACGGTTCAGAGAGTGATGTATGAAAGATTTGGTAATGCGTTTCTCATGCATCTTATGTCTGGAGCTTTTCCATCAGCAAATTGTCCACAAGAAATGGCGGAACAGTATTGCCAAAAGTTGCAG GGTAATGATATTGGGGGGCTCAAGTCATACTACCAGTCCCTTATTAAAAATCTCAGGCTTCAACAAAACGGGAATCATGTTTTCAGATAG
- the LOC106354229 gene encoding leiomodin-2, which translates to MEPPLQSLTLFLLFFVFLVSASILVDSQSQDSSISPPPPPPPPPQSLTPPPPPPPVKVGSSKPIHEKHHQKRKWRQRRNHNHRRPEKQKLNTGKTVGLFFAGAATALQVVVAAFLLIKRRQLLLKLSNDNRH; encoded by the coding sequence ATGGAACCTCCATTACAGAGTTTGACTCTGTTTCTTTTGTTCTTCGTCTTCCTCGTCTCTGCTTCTATCTTGGTTGACTCACAATCACAAGATTCATCCATCtctccacctccaccaccaccaccaccaccccaATCATTAACTCCACCGCCGCCGCCTCCTCCGGTAAAGGTCGGGAGTAGCAAACCGATTCACGAGAAACATCACCAAAAGAGAAAATGGAGACAGAGAAGGAACCATAATCATAGACGGCCAGAGAAGCAGAAGCTGAACACGGGGAAGACGGTGGGGCTTTTCTTCGCCGGTGCAGCTACAGCTTTGCAAGTTGTTGTTGCTGCCTTCTTGCTTATCAAAAGAAGACAGCTTCTCCTCAAGCTCAGCAACGATAACAGACACTGA